One stretch of Caldinitratiruptor microaerophilus DNA includes these proteins:
- a CDS encoding sigma-70 family RNA polymerase sigma factor has translation MSAPELSEQALVERAKRDPEAFGQLYDIYFPRIYSFIYRRAGDQATAEDLTSETFLKVLRSIGQYQYTGQPFSAWLFRIATNVVTDHFRRSRGVETLTDRLPVPDGAPGPEEAALREDRREAILRALAELTPEQQDVVLLRFQQGFRLKEIAGLRGKTEGAVKALMFRALHSLRAKLEERGVRS, from the coding sequence GTGTCCGCCCCGGAGCTGTCGGAGCAGGCCCTGGTCGAGCGGGCGAAACGCGATCCGGAAGCCTTCGGACAACTTTATGATATTTACTTTCCGCGAATCTACTCGTTCATCTACCGGCGCGCAGGGGACCAGGCGACCGCGGAGGACCTCACGTCCGAGACGTTCTTGAAGGTCCTGCGGAGCATCGGGCAGTACCAGTACACCGGCCAGCCCTTCTCGGCGTGGCTGTTCCGGATCGCCACCAACGTGGTCACGGACCATTTCCGCCGCAGCCGTGGGGTAGAGACGCTCACCGACCGGCTGCCGGTCCCGGACGGCGCCCCGGGGCCGGAGGAGGCGGCGCTCCGGGAGGACCGGCGGGAGGCCATCCTCCGGGCGCTGGCGGAGCTGACCCCGGAACAGCAGGACGTGGTGCTGCTGCGGTTCCAACAGGGGTTCCGGCTCAAGGAGATCGCCGGGCTGCGGGGGAAGACGGAGGGGGCCGTCAAGGCCCTGATGTTCCGGGCCCTGCACAGCCTGCGGGCGAAGCTGGAGGAAAGGGGGGTGCGGTCGTGA
- a CDS encoding class I SAM-dependent methyltransferase: protein MAEPGRSVDERRTAVIRRRYNRNAIFYDAMDRAIREEWRRSVVGQAFGKVLEVGVGTGKNLPYYDPGRVTELTAIDFSPAMLARARRRAHLCPVPVTLLEMDAQRMGFPDHTFDSAVATCVFCSVPDPVLGLREIRRVLKPGGMAFFLEHVRIDAPVIGTLMDLLNPISVGLTGVNINRRTVENIRRAGFEIVKEENVSGRLVKRITARA, encoded by the coding sequence TTGGCAGAGCCCGGCCGCAGCGTGGACGAGCGGCGCACGGCGGTGATCCGGCGCCGGTACAACCGCAACGCGATCTTCTACGACGCGATGGACCGGGCGATCCGCGAGGAGTGGCGCCGGTCGGTCGTGGGCCAGGCTTTCGGCAAGGTGCTGGAGGTCGGCGTGGGGACGGGGAAGAACCTGCCTTACTACGACCCGGGCCGGGTGACCGAACTGACGGCCATCGACTTCAGCCCGGCCATGCTCGCCCGGGCCCGCCGGCGCGCACACCTGTGCCCGGTGCCGGTGACCCTCCTGGAGATGGACGCACAGCGCATGGGCTTCCCGGATCACACCTTCGACTCCGCCGTCGCCACGTGCGTCTTCTGCTCGGTCCCCGACCCCGTCCTGGGCCTGCGGGAGATCCGCCGGGTACTGAAGCCGGGCGGCATGGCCTTCTTCCTGGAGCACGTCCGAATCGACGCGCCCGTCATCGGGACGCTCATGGACCTGCTCAACCCGATCAGCGTCGGCCTCACGGGGGTGAACATCAACCGCCGGACGGTGGAGAACATCCGCCGGGCCGGGTTCGAGATCGTCAAGGAGGAAAACGTGTCCGGCCGCCTCGTGAAGCGGATCACCGCCCGGGCGTGA